A stretch of DNA from Candidatus Pseudomonas phytovorans:
TGATTTTATCTCCTAATCTGCCAATAGCCCATGTTTGACGGGCTGGAGCCTTGGTGCTGCGACAAGCGGTCACAGGGTGACTTGTAGTTTTAACCTGGTTTCGCTCCAGAACCGGTTGAAGGCCCTTGGGTTCGTCTGCAAAATGCTTCGCCCGCCCGGGATCTGGCGGGTCGGCGCTCAATAGCCGCCCCAGTGCACCATCCGAAGTGTGCTGGTTCTTACAAAGACAAAAGGTCACCGCAGGAGAAATAGTCGTGCACATTGGTGTTCCTCTCGAGACGCAGACCGGTGAGACGAGGGTCGCTGCGACCCCGGAAACCATCAAGAAACTGATTGGCCAAGGCCATCAGGTCACCGTCCAACGGGGGGCAGGGCTCAATGCCAGCATTCCGGACAGTGCCTATGAGGCCGTGGGCGCTTCCCTCGGGAGCGCAGCCGATACCTACGGCGCCCAGTTGGTACTCAAGGTGGTCGCCCCCAACGACCAGGAGCTGGCGCTGATCAACAGTGGCAGCCTCCTGGCGGGCATGCTCAACCCTTTCAACAGCGAGCTGATCGGCAAGATGGCCGAACGCGGCATCACCGCTTTCGCCCTGGAAGCCGCACCACGCACCTCCCGGGCGCAGAGCCTCGACGTGCTGTCGTCGCAGGCCAACATCGCCGGTTACAAGGCCGTGTTGCTGGCTGCCCATCACTACCCACGCTTCATGCCCATGTTGATGACCGCCGCCGGTACCGTTAAGGCCGCGCGCGTGTTGATCCTGGGTGCAGGCGTTGCTGGCCTGCAGGCGATTGCCACGGCAAAGCGCCTGGGCGCGGTGATTGAGGCGTCCGATGTACGCCCGGCGGTGAAGGAGCAGATCGAGTCGCTGGGTGCCAAGTTCATCGACGTGCCTTACGAGACCGATGAGGAACGCGAGTGCGCCGAAGGCGTCGGCGGTTACGCTCGCCCCATGCCAGCCAGTTGGATGCAACGCCAGGCCCAGGCCGTGCACGAGCGCGCCAAGCTGGCCGATATCGTCATCACCACCGCACTGATCCCCGGTCGCAAGGCACCGACCCTGCTCAGTGCCGAAACCGTTGCGCAGATGAAGCCCGGTTCGGTGGTCATCGACCTTGCTGCAGCCCAGGGTGGCAACTGTCCGCTCACCGTTGCTGACCAGGTGGTAAGGGAGAACGGCGTGACCATCGTCGGCCCGACCAACCTGCCGGCCCAGTTGGGTGCCGATGCCTCGGCGCTGTACGCACGTAACCTGCTGGACTTCATGAAGCTGCTGTTCGACAAAGACGGCGCGCTGGTCATCAACCTCGAAGACGACATCGTCGCGGCCTGCCTCATGTGCCGTGATGGTCAAGTCGTCCGCAAGAACGGCTAAGGAGCACGACAATGGAAGACATGCTGATTTCCCATGGCATCTACAACCTGATCATCTTCGTGCTGGCCATCTATGTGGGCTACCACGTGGTGTGGAATGTCACCCCGGCGCTGCACACGCCGCTGATGGCCGTGACCAATGCCATTTCTGCGATCGTTATCGTCGGCGCCATGCTGGCCGCCGCCCTTACCGTGACCCCTGCCGGCAAGCTGATGGGCACCCTCGCCGTTGCCCTGGCTGCGGTCAATGTGTTCGGTGGCTTCCTGGTCACCCGTCGCATGCTTGAGATGTTCAAGAAGAAAGCCAAGAACGAGGGGCAGAAGTAAGCATGAGCATGAATCTGGTAACACTTCTGTACCTGGTCGCTTCGGTGTGCTTCATCCAGGCGCTCAAGGGCCTGTCGCACCCGACCACGTCGCGGCGCGGCAACCTGTTCGGCATGATCGGCATGGGCATCGCCATGCTGACCACGGTCGGCCTGATTTACAAACTGGGCGCCGAGCTTGCAACAGCCGGCATCGGTTACGTACTCGTCGGCCTGTTGGTCGGTGGTACTGCCGGTTCGATCATGGCCAAGCGCGTCGAGATGACCAAGATGCCCGAACTGGTCGCCTTCATGCACAGCATGATCGGCCTGGCTGCGGTGTTCATTGCTATCGCCGCCGTACTGGAACCGCAGTCGATGGGCATCGTTGCCGCGATCAGCGACCCGATCCCCACCGGAAACCGCCTGGAGCTGTTCCTTGGCGCTGCTATCGGTGCCATTACCTTCTCAGGTTCGGTGATCGCCTTCGGCAAGCTGTCGGGCAAGTACAAGTTCCGCCTGTTCCAGGGCGCACCGGTACAGTTCCCCGGCCAGCACAAGCTGAACCTGATTCTCGGCCTGACCACCCTCGCCCTGGGCCTGCTGTTCACCTTCACCGGTCATTACAGCGCCTTTACCCTGATGCTGGCCCTGGCCTTCGTCATGGGCGTGCTGATCATCATCCCGATCGGCGGCGCTGACATGCCGGTGGTGGTGTCGATGCTCAACAGCTATTCGGGCTGGGCGGCGGCCGGTATCGGCTTCTCCCTCAACAACTCGATGCTGATCATCGCGGGCTCTTTGGTGGGCTCGTCCGGTGCCATCCTCTCGTACATCATGTGCAAGGCGATGAACCGGTCCTTCTTCAACGTCATCCTCGGTGGCTTTGGCGGCGATACCGACGTCGGGGCGGCGCAGGGCTCGAAAGAGCAGCGCCCGGTGAAGGCCGGTTCGGCTGACGATGCCACCTTCCTGCTGAGCAACGCCGACAGCGTGATCATCGTCCCGGGTTACGGCCTGGCGGTGGCGCGTGCCCAGCACGCGCTGAAGGAGCTGACCGAGAAGCTGACGCACAATGGCGTGACTGTGAAGTACGCGATTCACCCGGTGGCGGGCCGTATGCCTGGGCACATGAACGTACTGCTGGCCGAAGCCGAAGTACCGTACGACCAGGTGTTCGAGATGGACGACATCAACGCCGAGTTCGGCCAGGCTGACGTGGTGCTGGTGCTGGGTGCCAACGACGTGGTCAACCCGGCGGCGAAGAACGACCCCAAATCGCCAATCGCCGGCATGCCGATCCTTGAAGCCTTCAAGGCCAAGACCATCATCGTCAACAAGCGCTCGATGGCCAGCGGCTATGCCGGCCTGGACAACGAACTGTTCTACCTGGACAAGACCATGATGGTATTCGGTGACGCCAAGAAGGTCATCGAAGACATGGTCAAAGCGGTCGAGTAATCCCTTTCGCTACAAACACTGCGTTATATAGAAGGCCCCGGCGAGAATTCTCCCGGGGCTTTTGCATTTTGCTGATCCAGATCAACGGCTCTACTTCCTGGCTTCTCATACGACCATGGTCGTGGGACGGCACTGGGCGAAATCTCTAGACTGCGCTGCAGTAGTTTCAGTAGCCCGAGATAACAATCCATGTACCGTGATCGTATCCGCTTGTCCTCCCTGCACAGCAAGGTAATGAGTGCGGCTGATGCCGCTGGT
This window harbors:
- a CDS encoding Re/Si-specific NAD(P)(+) transhydrogenase subunit alpha, whose product is MHIGVPLETQTGETRVAATPETIKKLIGQGHQVTVQRGAGLNASIPDSAYEAVGASLGSAADTYGAQLVLKVVAPNDQELALINSGSLLAGMLNPFNSELIGKMAERGITAFALEAAPRTSRAQSLDVLSSQANIAGYKAVLLAAHHYPRFMPMLMTAAGTVKAARVLILGAGVAGLQAIATAKRLGAVIEASDVRPAVKEQIESLGAKFIDVPYETDEERECAEGVGGYARPMPASWMQRQAQAVHERAKLADIVITTALIPGRKAPTLLSAETVAQMKPGSVVIDLAAAQGGNCPLTVADQVVRENGVTIVGPTNLPAQLGADASALYARNLLDFMKLLFDKDGALVINLEDDIVAACLMCRDGQVVRKNG
- a CDS encoding NAD(P)(+) transhydrogenase (Re/Si-specific) subunit beta, which translates into the protein MSMNLVTLLYLVASVCFIQALKGLSHPTTSRRGNLFGMIGMGIAMLTTVGLIYKLGAELATAGIGYVLVGLLVGGTAGSIMAKRVEMTKMPELVAFMHSMIGLAAVFIAIAAVLEPQSMGIVAAISDPIPTGNRLELFLGAAIGAITFSGSVIAFGKLSGKYKFRLFQGAPVQFPGQHKLNLILGLTTLALGLLFTFTGHYSAFTLMLALAFVMGVLIIIPIGGADMPVVVSMLNSYSGWAAAGIGFSLNNSMLIIAGSLVGSSGAILSYIMCKAMNRSFFNVILGGFGGDTDVGAAQGSKEQRPVKAGSADDATFLLSNADSVIIVPGYGLAVARAQHALKELTEKLTHNGVTVKYAIHPVAGRMPGHMNVLLAEAEVPYDQVFEMDDINAEFGQADVVLVLGANDVVNPAAKNDPKSPIAGMPILEAFKAKTIIVNKRSMASGYAGLDNELFYLDKTMMVFGDAKKVIEDMVKAVE
- a CDS encoding NAD(P) transhydrogenase subunit alpha gives rise to the protein MEDMLISHGIYNLIIFVLAIYVGYHVVWNVTPALHTPLMAVTNAISAIVIVGAMLAAALTVTPAGKLMGTLAVALAAVNVFGGFLVTRRMLEMFKKKAKNEGQK